Proteins from a single region of Procambarus clarkii isolate CNS0578487 chromosome 32, FALCON_Pclarkii_2.0, whole genome shotgun sequence:
- the LOC123759392 gene encoding EEF1A lysine methyltransferase 1 gives MSSSESDDDSLQLSAQTMGALLEFYKEQEERKDKLRQIEEGDIPDFFEENWNMSQFWYSEETATSLAEECIRAAGCNGSIACVCSPTLYRKLRKMDHNCSLKLLEYDTRFAVFKEDFILYDFKNPLEVPRDLFENFDVIVADPPYLSEDCLTKTAVTVKYLMKPNGKIIVCTGSVMEELAGRLLGVNKCQFQIKHVNSLSNPFWCYANYNLDSHCKIDL, from the exons ATGAGCAGTAGTGAAAGTGACGATGACTCACTTCAGCTGTCAGCCCAGACAATGGGTGCATTATTGGAGTTTTATAAGGAGCAAGAAGAAAGAAAAGATAAGCTTCGGCAGATTGAAGAGGGTGACATTCCAGATTTTTTTGAAGAAAATTGG AATATGAGTCAGTTTTGGTATTCAGAAGAGACTGCAACAAGTTTGGCAGAAGAGTGCATAAGGGCTGCTGGTTGTAATGGCTCCATTGCCTGTGTTTGTTCACCAACACTCTACAGAAAGCTGAGGAAAATGGATCACAATTGCTCCT taAAACTTTTGGAATATGATACAAGATTTGCTGTTTTCAAGGAAGATTTTATCTTGTACGATTTCAAGAACCCTTTAGAAGTTCCTCGAGATTTATTTGAAAATTTTGATGTTATTGTAGCTGATCCTCCATATCTGTCTGAAGACTGTCTTACTAAAACTGCTGTCACTGTAAAGTATTTAATGAAACCGAATGGTAAAATTATTGTGTGTACAGGATCGGTGATGGAGGAACTAGCAGGCCGGTTATTAGGAGTTAATAAGTGTCAATTTCAAATTAAGCATGTTAATAGTCTTAGTAATCCTTTTTGGTGCTATGCAAATTATAACCTTGATTCTCATTGTAAAATTGACTTATGA